Part of the Oreochromis aureus strain Israel breed Guangdong linkage group 20, ZZ_aureus, whole genome shotgun sequence genome, AACTTTTGAGCCATTTTTCCACATTTGACTGGTGGTTCAACGCATGCAGTTATTATGCTGTAAAATCAATACCCGTGGGCATTACCATTATGGCTGCCTTGCTTCCTTGACTAAACTTTTCTCCTTTAACGGCTCAACCTTTTCTAATATTCACGCTTCCCAACGAATTTCACCGGCCCCGACGTCATCGGTTGCCAGAGTGAAGGGTTTGTCGCATAGCAACGCGGTTCCAGACACAATCCAGTGCACCTGTTGggcgggaaaaaaaaataagactaGTTGTTGCTAATAAAAGAACATGTTTGGATCAGTAAAAGTGACTCTCACCCACAACGATTGaattaagaaaaacactgaacagttttttactttttttgcttGCACTACAAATGAATACATTTACAGCTAAATTAACCCCCCCATTATcgctttgttttcttctctccACAGCGTGAGTGTATCTCCATCCACGTTGGTCAGGCTGGTGTCCAGATCGGCAATGCCTGCTGGGAGCTTTATTGCCTGGAACATGGGATCCAGCCAGACGGACAGATGCCCAGTGACAAGACCATTGGAGGAGGAGACGATTCCTTCAACACCTTCTTCAGTGAGACTGGAGCTGGAAAGCACGTCCCCAGAGCCGTTTTTGTGGACCTGGAGCCCACTGTCATCGGTAAGTGTCATCACCGCTCGCTGAACAATAATTCAAGCAAATTAATATGAAAATACTTTTGAAGTGTAGCTAATGTAATGTCCTTGTTTGCATAGATGAGGTACGCACAGGGACCTACCGCCAGCTGTTCCACCCTGAGCAGCTGATCACAGGCAAGGAGGATGCTGCCAATAACTACGCCCGTGGACATTACACCATTGGCAAAGAGATCATTGACCTGGTTCTGGACAGGATCCGCAAACTGGTGGGCTAAATTTACAGCAGCATGTTTCAAATTTATCTTCAGaaagacaaattaaataaaataatcactGGTTGTCATCTCCTCTTCTGTCCTCAGGCTGATCAGTGCACTGGTCTTCAGGGCTTTCTGGTGTTCCACAGCTTTGGCGGTGGCACCGGCTCTGGTTTCACCTCCCTGCTGATGGAGCGTCTGTCTGTCGACTATGGCAAGAAGTCCAAGCTGGAGTTCTCCATCTACCCAGCTCCCCAGGTGTCCACTGCTGTGGTGGAGCCCTACAACTCCATCCTGACCACCCACACCACCCTAGAGCACTCCGACTGTGCCTTCATGGTAGATAACGAGGCCATCTACGATATCTGCCGTAGGAACCTCGATATCGAGCGTCCTACTTACACCAACCTGAACAGGCTGATCGGTCAGATTGTGTCCTCCATCACTGCTTCCCTCCGCTTTGATGGTGCCCTCAATGTTGATCTGACAGAGTTCCAGACCAACTTGGTGCCATACCCCCGTATCCACTTCCCCCTGGCCACCTATGCTCCAGTCATCTCTGCAGAGAAGGCTTACCACGAGCAGCTCTCAGTGGCTGAGATCACAAACGCCTGCTTTGAGCCAGCCAATCAGATGGTGAAATGTGACCCTCGCCACGGCAAGTACATGGCCTGCTGCCTTTTGTACCGTGGTGATGTGGTGCCCAAAGATGTGAACGCTGCCATTGCCACCATCAAAACTAAGCGCTCCATCCagtttgtggactggtgccccACTGGTTTCAAGGTTGGCATCAACTACCAGCCCCCCACTGTGGTTCCTGGTGGAGATCTGGCCAAGGTCCAGAGGGCTGTGTGCATGCTGAGCAACACCACTGCTATTGCAGAGGCCTGGGCTCGGCTCGACCACAAGTTCGATCTGATGTACGCTAAGCGTGCCTTTGTTCACTGGTACGTGGGTGAGGGTATGGAGGAGGGAGAGTTCTCCGAGGCCAGAGAGGACATGGCAGCTCTGGAGAAGGATTATGAGGAGGTGGGAGTCGACTCCATTGAGGGtgagggagaggaggaaggagaggagTATTGAAAGGGACCTGAAGGCATTAGTTAAAAAGGAAATATTTGACTAAAATGTCTCCTTTAAAGCATTCCAAATAcaaatgttttgtcattttggctGTTCAGTTCTAAACCCTTGGAAATGTCAAGTTTGGCTATGCTCTAAATAAAACCTCTGTGATGAAAAAAGGTTTAACTGTTTGTCTTTTAAATATTCGGTGATATTCAGAATGATTTTTTCAgaatgatttttaaatattcagaAACTTTATGACATATTGGTCATGAGTAAGTAGCACAAAAATGTTTGAATCATGTAATTTAAGATGTTTCAAATTCATATGTTTTTAAACATGCATGCAAAAAGCTGATTAGTTTTCTCAATTGCGTTccaatcttttttcttcttgtaaTCGATACATAAATCCTACAGCTGTGTTTATAAATACTGTTCATAAATACATATTTCAAGTATTAGGGTGAACGATTGCTTGAAGTTTCAATGTTTAAAGTCAAGCTAAGAAAATCAGTTATCAGCAGGTGTTTAAAATTCACCTGCTGAATATCTGACTGATTCAGCTGACCTGAATGACAAAGGAAGACTCTTTCAAAGCTTAGGTACGACAACTGTAACAGCACCAGCCTGTGTGTGACCCACCTGCCACAAACTTTAATACAAAAGCAGTAAATTTAGGTCAAGTAATGAATAATATCATAAACTAACCACCTCCTATTACCAGTTTTGATTaagtttttatataaataaatatgtttatgtaaatatataacttgGCTGTGGCCCGCCTGCAGTACCTTTATGGTCCACCAGGGGGACCCACAGTTTAGGAATCCTTGCACTTTGACAAATCTTTTGACCGTAATGAGGATCCTGAGGTTTACAATGCGGTCTTCAAAATTAAACTGTAAAATAGTATGAACTGTTAAACTGAAACCTTCAACTCACAATAGATCCAGGGTGTGAGACTGGAAGGAGACACAAACCCAGCCTGATAGTGTCACAAGCTAGTGTGCTTCTAGTGTCCCAAGCCTGAATAAAGggagggttgtgtcaggaaatGCACCCGATGCAAAGCTTGGGCTAAAGCCAATATGTggatccatctgctgtgacaACCTCATGGAAAATAAGGCTGCAGCCAAAAGTATTCCActacaactaaaataaaaatactgaacTGACAGCTGTAGTGAATTACTCTTCAGGTCTGGTAAGTCCACACAGGAACTATAAAATTAAACTATAAGAGGAACCTCAGATGGGAGGCACTCTCACCTGACCTCCTACTTTACTATTGTATCTAATGAAGCCAAGCAACGTCTTATCCTGACCTTATAAAAATATCTGGAGTTACAAAAGGTAAAAAGTACATAAATAAGGTTAGGTGAACATTTTTTTCCAGGACTTTTAGTGCATTGGTATTGGCGCAAATTTAATATTGAAACTATATGCTATGATACTTTTTTTTAGCCCCACAACCTCTGAAGTACAGGAGATATCCACATGAAATGTTCAgggctgaaaaacacatttatgctCTGTTACAAACTTCaacaaaatagaatagaatagaatagaatagaattcaactttattgtcattgcacgtcacaggtacagggcaacgaaatgcagtttgcatccacccagaagtgctttagccatgatatagatatattacaatgtatattagcaataatatagatatgtaagtatattacagaaatgggtctattatggtatgttataatgtacacggtatgaagtatgttatgaatatgctataactataagtatgtacaggctgtagtgagtacaagctatgtacaggctataaatatgaaaaaaactatacagaaatatgagatatacagttatacagaaatgtgaactatgcaagttatgaacagttgtaggattaaaaattatcgtatgtacagaatgattatttacacagaactatacagtagtgcagttaagataaatgagatatgtggataatttctacagaggctatataaagtgctagtggttgtgagtggtggttcagtccatgttattattgtgtgtttgagggtacagttgtccattgtgtgtgtgtgtgtgtgtaggtggttgtgggtgtgtgtatgttcagtccatgagtttaacgtgggtcagatgtcaggaggcagagttcaggagtctgacagctgtggggaagaagctgttccggtacctggtggtcttagtccggaggctcctgtagcgcctcccagagggcaggagggtgaagactCCATGTGATACATGGACTCCATGTGATACATGTGATAAATGGAGTGGGTGtgaaatacatttcacacccaCTCCAAGTGGCACAATCTACAAACAAAATCTTATTTTTGCTCAGAATGATTTTCTATGACTACATTTAAGCATCAGTATCATAGGATATAGTTTCAATATTAAATTTGCGCCAATACCAATGCACTGCTTATGTTTAAAAGTAACAGAAGAAAGCAGCGGTACCCTGGATGTTTTTGTCTATTTCTGATAATTTGTTTGAGAAAACGTCCGAGTACAATATATGGGATTGATGGCTGGTCGCATTAAGTTATCATATAAAAGTTCTTCTTTTTACCTAAATTTTGATACCAGGTTTATCTTTTATCGTTGTGAAAAGGAAAGTTTTTCACAGGATTTTCTAGACCTGTAAAAAAACTGAGTGAGGTATATGATTCAGTAACTCAGAGAagcacctttagcagcaataacttggaagtaatcattttctgtatgactcgATTGGTGTCTTGATTCAGTGTAgaggaattttggtccactcttctttaTTAGAGTGCTTCATTGGTAATTTAGGTTAGCAAGTATTTGTTATTgcacagctttttaaaaatcccaCCATAGCATTTCCAGTAGGTACAGACCTTGACTTAAACTGGGCCACTGCAAAATCTGGactcttttcttcttcagccattttcatatagatttgctgctgtgtttgggaaCTTTGTTCTgctgcatgacccagtttcagtCAAGcctagctgtcagacagatggccttacatctgactctagaatactttgataTACTGAGGAGCTCATGGgcgactcaatgactgcaaggcgcccaggtcctgtggctgcaaaaaaagcccaaatcatcactccTCCACCGCCGTGCTCACAGTtaatatgaggtgtttgtgctgattgACTCTTTTTACCAAATACGGTTGTGTGCATTGTAGCCAaccatctccactttggtcttgttTGTCCAAAGGGTTGTTACAAATCAGATACTAACATAAGCTGTGATGCTGTGTTCTTTTTTAGAGACCATGGCAGCCCTTCCAAACAATCTGTAGTTGTTCAATCTTTTTCTAAGTGTACTgacatgaactttaacatttaacatgctaactgaggtctGTAGAGTCTAAGATGTAAGGACTCTACAGATTACAGGCATTCCACAGTCAggatgtacttagtttttcatacATTGGTTCTGGATTTTGGCtcaatttttgttaaataaatgatgtgtcgttgttcatctgaggttgtatttacctgCTTTTAAGACCTCGTCTTATCACCCGATATGTAAAGCCTTAAGCGTGATTTATGGTCCTACTAATGTGTCCGTCTGTGTACAGTGGATGAAAAGGGGTTTTTACACACCACTAATGTCTTCCGAACTCAACATCACCGAATTGAGTGCTGAATGACTTACAAATGGGCCGGAATGGGGGAGGGAGCGACAGCGGACTGGGAAAGCATGAAGCATAAAACGAATGTTAAAGATAAAAAATTACAGCATGAAAAGTACAAACAGTGGCTGCGGTGGACAGTTTTCAATACTTATTTCCTATTCAGATCCTTGCACGTTATAACGTTGCTGTTCTCAACAGATGGCTGATGGACCAACAAACAAGAGTAGCCCACATATTTTCCACACTGCCTCCATCTACAGCAAACACTCTCAGCATTCCATAACTACCTGTCTACCTGCCTTCACGCTATCACAGCTCAAGCATAAAACAAGCATTAGAACTTTAAAGggtctattttcttttttggcatGATTGCATTACAGACAAATTGTACATAAAGTAATTATTCTGATGAAAAAGGATGCCCATTAGTGTTATAGGGATTAGTACTGATGTTAAGATGTCAAGCTCATTTTAAACCGTTTATATTCTGTTTAATCTACAGTGATTTATCATATTCTATAACATAACATGTTTGTAGTGGCTGTCCTGTAAGGAATACATACCTCCAAAACAGCTTTTAATGAGCTCAGAAAAACAGCTCAACTACTTgattaaagggttaaaaagcataataaaatatatcgataaataaaaattacagcTGAATTAAAAGGCTTGAGCACTCTGTGACATGGTTAACTGTCAGTATTCACAGGAGGATTACAAATATTAATGAAAAAGTAAGTTCAAGATACTAATACTAATCTGAAAGTGTTTGTGGCGCCTTCATCTGTTCAGTTTATTAAACAGCAAGAAGCGACTgtgccacaagatggcagtataATACAGGATAGACGCAAACactttgctttcactttgagacattttaatttctgcctgcctattttttttttttttttaatttaactgaaCTGCTGAACTGAACGAACTGAACAAAGCACTGCttactttgctttgctttgcttgctcTGACACAACGCCACTGCTGTAGCTGTGACTTCTTCTGGGTCAAAATAAAATTCTAGCCCTTTTTCACTTGCCTTTAAAATTTGAGATTTGTGGAATGGGAGTTGTAAAtgtaattgtaattttaaacagAACTTAGATGTGATTTTCAGGCTTGAAATTTTCACATCTTCTCCCTTTAAAAGTAATGAAGACTCACTGAAAAGGCAAAAATGCAACTTAGAAGACATCATCTTAAAATACCTAAATTTAGGCTTGGGACCTAAATATTCATATagtataaaaatattttgcatgcatttcattaaatatgcTAATAGTAAAAATATCAGCTGATTCCTAAGGTGGtcaggtgggatttttcttttgtagaGTTGTATAATGATTTTCAGTCTTTTAGGCTTGCTATCCTTGACAAAGAAGCAGTGTCTTGGAGCCATTTCAGATAGCAGTCTTCTCTAAACTCAgacatttttattcagtttgcCAGTTTTTAAGCAtgctttttcttcatttgtcTACCACTTGTCCAGTTcctataattttttaaaagcacatttGCTAAATATTCAGCTAACTCTATGGGAATCACCTGTTGGTGCAAAATACCATATTATGTCTGTCTAAGTGGGTTATCATTAGCATTTTTTATAGATTCCCCCACTGAAACTGGAACAAATAATAAGTGAGTTACTTCGATATGCTTGAATCCTTCACAGGTCAGTTTTAAGTGGGttaataaacaaacagaaattcCTCTGAAATTGGTCAGGTATTTGTATTTGCTGTAACTGTTGCTCCCCTATTGGccaactggataaataaaggaaaatagGGTACATGGATTGGACTGAATGTGAGTGAAAAAACAGCCAAtgcccaaagaaaaactttcaggaaaagtctggagaactattgttACTTAAAAAAGTTCTACAAGAAGCACAGCTCAGGGGAAACAAagcataaagaaaaaagaatggcTCAAGACTTAATAAAGACTTAATGTAAGATTACCCTCCATgttttggggggtggggtggggtaaTTTACTTTTTGTGTAAGTcagtatgtttgtgtttttactttgtCAGGCTTCCTGTTTtgtggaaagaagaaaaagctgtttttgaaatgtgctctataaatacATCTCGCTTGTGACTCTTTGGGCCCCGAGCACCAGGTTAGGAGACATAAATCTACAGTGTTTAGAGGTAcacagatattaaaaaacaagccTGCAGCTCCAAAATGCATCAGGTCTGGTTAAGTAATAATGTCATATGTGAtgacaagttttttttcttacaaaaggtttttttttttgttttaaattttgctGATAATAATGCTGCCCTTATTTTTGAGGGAGTCTTTTGGAGTGGATTTCTAAgtgtcattttctttatttgaatACTTCTCCCAACACTCTATATTGTGCTCATAATACTCACTGAATGTCATTTAACTAAATAAAGCAGGACTGTGGAACTCAAGGTATATCCCCACCCTCCAAGAAACAAGTCTCACCATTCTGTAACCGGGATGAATTTCCTCCAGGCACTTGGACATAAAACCGGCACGTATAGAATCACctgttatattaaaaaaaacgcctaaaaacttatttttcttccaaataggggttaaaaaagtttttttttccctcggGAAAACATATCTTTTTTCCCTGTTTACTTTAATTGCCATGTCTTTCTCTTACAATGTATCCTACAATATTTGGTAGATGCTGTAAAGTATGAATGAAAACAGAcaataaaaacttaaatgtgaaatcactggaaaaaaaacGCACACTTCCTGCCTGAAACACGCTGCTGACAGCTGGGATTGCCTCACCTTCCTGAAAAGTTTGTGCCGTGTCAGGCTGAACGTGACGCTTACAATCTAACCAATAGGAATAGGGCTCATGTGACGTAACCCAATCAGATTCAGCGGAGCGTTTCCGGCGGGTGAGCGAGTATAAAAGGCCTCGCCCAGACTGTACGCATCAGTTGCCTCTTACACAGGACTCATAAAGGCCTATTTGTGGGAGCTAACGTTTTTCTCGCTTCCTATTCCTCATTTTAATCCTGAAACTTATCAACATAAAGAAACATGGTGAGTGttaaggttttttttgtcttatccTACAATTAAGTTTAAACTGAAGTTATATCACGTGGTAGCCGGTAATTCAAATCAGCTGAAAGGGTTATTAAGTTCAGCCATTGTACTTTAATAGCGAGAAGAAGTTATCATTTCAGGCTGCTAACCAACCCCAGTGTTCAACAGACTTTTAGTGTATTTTTGGTGTAGCGTGACGGGGCACAACCCAAATTCCAAGTTCAGCCCTGTCTGTCTGTTTCCGGCTTTTCATGCGCACATTGACCTAGTTGGCAAAGGTCAGCCTGCAGCATTCCTCTGATTAGCACCTCTCTGAAGAGGCCTGGCCTTTGTGAAATTGAAGCCACGGACTCGGCAAACAGAAGGAGCTCACTTAAAgctttatgggttttttttgtcttttgtttggtttgatgTGAAAATGTTTGTTCTTGACACAAAAGATTTGCTTGTTCCTTTGCTTGATGTACATGTGATATTTCTAAAGGGCTCAGATGTTATCAGCCTTCAGGGGGATATAATCATGACTGTGGCATGCAACTGCTAACAAAGAGCcttatttattttcttcctcttcctcatgTCTCACATTAGTTCCAGAGCAGGCCTGAACATGTGATGAGTAGCTTTTATCTACTactgggattaaaaaaaaaaaatagaatggATGCCAAATGtgactggttttgttttttttttttttgttttttttcccccctctctccaCAGCGTGAGTGTATCTCGGTGCACGTTGGTCAGGCTGGTGTCCAGATCGGCAATGCCTGCTGGGAGCTTTACT contains:
- the LOC116336552 gene encoding tubulin alpha-1A chain isoform X1, which codes for MRECISIHVGQAGVQIGNACWELYCLEHGIQPDGQMPSDKTIGGGDDSFNTFFSETGAGKHVPRAVFVDLEPTVIDEVRTGTYRQLFHPEQLITGKEDAANNYARGHYTIGKEIIDLVLDRIRKLADQCTGLQGFLVFHSFGGGTGSGFTSLLMERLSVDYGKKSKLEFSIYPAPQVSTAVVEPYNSILTTHTTLEHSDCAFMVDNEAIYDICRRNLDIERPTYTNLNRLIGQIVSSITASLRFDGALNVDLTEFQTNLVPYPRIHFPLATYAPVISAEKAYHEQLSVAEITNACFEPANQMVKCDPRHGKYMACCLLYRGDVVPKDVNAAIATIKTKRSIQFVDWCPTGFKVGINYQPPTVVPGGDLAKVQRAVCMLSNTTAIAEAWARLDHKFDLMYAKRAFVHWYVGEGMEEGEFSEAREDMAALEKDYEEVGVDSIEGEGEEEGEEY
- the LOC116336552 gene encoding tubulin alpha-1C chain isoform X3 gives rise to the protein MRECISIHVGQAGVQIGNACWELYCLEHGIQPDGQMPSDKTIGGGDDSFNTFFSETGAGKHVPRAVFVDLEPTVIDEVRTGTYRQLFHPEQLITGKEDAANNYARGHYTIGKEIIDLVLDRIRKLADQCTGLQGFLVFHSFGGGTGSGFTSLLMERLSVDYGKKSKLEFSIYPAPQVSTAVVEPYNSILTTHTTLEHSDCAFMVDNEAIYDICRRNLDIERPTYTNLNRLIGQIVSSITASLRFDGALNVDLTEFQTNLVPYPRIHFPLATYAPVISAEKAYHEQLSVAEITNACFEPANQMVKCDPRHGKYMACCLLYRGDVVPKDVNAAIATIKTKRSIQFVDWCPTGFKVGINYQPPTVVPGGDLAKVQRAVCMLSNTTAIAEAWARLDHKFDLMYAKRAFVHWYVGEGMEEGEFSEAREDMAALEKDYEEVGTDSLGEDDEGEEY